From Cannabis sativa cultivar Pink pepper isolate KNU-18-1 chromosome 8, ASM2916894v1, whole genome shotgun sequence, a single genomic window includes:
- the LOC115698502 gene encoding plasma membrane ATPase 1 → MAEKTQTLEAVVKESVDLENVPLEEVFQALVCNKHGLTTEAAQQRLAIFGYNKLEEKKESKFLKFLGFMWNPLSWVMEAAAIMAIALANGGGKPPDWQDFVGIIILLLINSTISFIEENNAGNAAAALMARLAPKAKVFRDGKWLEEEASILVPGDIVSIKLGDIIPADARLLDGDPLKIDQSALTGESLPVTKGPGDSVYSGSTCKQGEIEAVVIATGVHTFFGKAAHLVDSTNQQGHFQKVLTAIGNFCICSIAIGMIIEIIVMYPVQHREYRPGIDNLLVLLIGGIPIAMPTVLSVTMAIGSHRLSQQGAITKRMTAIEEMAGMDVLCSDKTGTLTLNKLSVDKNLIEVFDKRVDADTIVLMAARASRLENQDAIDAAIVGMLADPKEARSGIEEVHFLPFNPTDKRTALTYIDSKGKMHRVSKGAPEQILNLAHNKSDIEKRVHAVIDKFAERGLRSLAVAYQEVSDGRKESPGGPWKFAGLMPLFDPPRHDSAETIRKALYLGVNVKMITGDQLAIAKETGRRLGMGTNMYPSSALLGQEKDESIAALPVDDLIEKADGFAGVFPEHKYEIVRRLQARKHICGMTGDGVNDAPALKKADIGIAVADATDAARSASDIVLTQPGLSVIISAVLTSRSIFQRMKNYTIYAVSITIRIVLGFMLLALIWKFDFPPFMVLIIAILNDGTIMTISKDRVKPSPLPDSWKLAEIFTTGIILGGYLAMMTVIFFWAAYKTDFFPHMFGVSSLQQNNEKDFRKLASAIYLQVSTISQALIFVTRSRSWSFLERPGLLLVAAFAVAQLIATLIAVYANWSFAAISGIGWGWAGVVWLYNIIFYFPLDLIKFFIRYALSGRAWDLVIEQRIAFTRKKDFGKEERELKWAHAQRTLHGLHPPEGMMFADRSTTELNQMAEDAKRRAEIARLRELHTLKGHVESVVRLKGLDINTIQQAYTV, encoded by the exons ATGGCTGAAAAGACTCAAACTTTAGAAGCCGTAGTCAAAGAATCTGTCGATTTG GAGAACGTGCCACTTGAAGAGGTTTTTCAGGCTTTGGTATGTAATAAACATGGCCTTACCACAGAGGCTGCACAGCAAAGATTGGCCATTTTTGGGTACAACAAGCTTGAGGAGAAGAAG GAAAGTAAgtttttgaagttcttagggtTTATGTGGAACCCTCTATCATGGGTTATGGAAGCAGCAGCTATTATGGCCATTGCACTAGCTAATGGAGGA GGAAAACCACCTGACTGGCAAGATTTTGTTGGGATTATTATTCTCCTTCTTATCAATTCAACTATAAGCTTTATTGAAGAGAATAACGCTGGTAATGCTGCAGCTGCACTCATGGCACGTCTTGCACCCAAAGCCAAG GTTTTTAGAGATGGGAAATGGCTTGAGGAAGAGGCTTCCATTCTTGTTCCTGGTGACATAGTCAGCATTAAGCTAGGTGACATTATTCCTGCTGATGCTCGTTTACTTGATGGGGATCCCTTGAAAATTGATCAG TCTGCTCTTACTGGTGAATCACTTCCTGTGACAAAGGGTCCAGGTGACAGTGTCTATTCTGGTTCAACATGCAAGCAGGGAGAGATTGAAGCAGTGGTTATTGCTACTGGTGTTCATACCTTTTTCGGCAAGGCTGCTCATCTTGTAGATAGTACAAACCAACAAGGACACTTTCAAAAG GTTTTGACTGCTATTGGGAACTTTTGTATTTGTTCTATCGCGATAGGGATGATCATTGAGATTATTGTCATGTACCCAGTTCAACACCGCGAATATCGGCCTGGGATTGATAATCTGTTGGTTTTGCTTATTGGAGGAATTCCCATTGCTATGCCTACTGTTTTGTCTGTGACAATGGCAATTGGTTCTCATCGTTTGTCTCAACAG GGAGCTATCACTAAAAGAATGACAGCCATAGAAGAAATGGCGGGAATGGATGTTCTTTGCAGTGACAAAACAGGAACTTTAACACTAAACAAACTCTCAGTTGACAAAAATCTTATAGAG GTGTTTGATAAACGAGTAGATGCAGATACCATAGTACTAATGGCAGCTCGAGCTTCGCGTTTGGAAAATCAAGATGCAATAGATGCTGCCATTGTGGGGATGTTGGCTGATCCAAAGGAG GCGCGAAGTGGTATTGAAGAAGTGCATTTCCTTCCTTTCAATCCCACCGATAAGCGAACAGCTTTGACATATATTGACAGTAAAGGTAAAATGCATCGTGTAAGCAAAGGTGCACCTGAGCAG ATTTTGAATCTTGCTCACAATAAGTCTGATATAGAAAAGAGGGTTCATGCTGTGATTGATAAGTTTGCAGAAAGAGGCTTAAGATCCCTTGCAGTAGCTTACCAG GAAGTTTCAGATGGAAGAAAGGAAAGCCCAGGAGGACCATGGAAATTTGCTGGCCTCATGCCTCTATTTGATCCACCTAGACATGATAGTGCAGAAACAATTCGAAAGGCATTATATCTCGGGGTCAATGTTAAAATGATCACAG GTGATCAACTAGCAATAGCAAAGGAGACTGGACGCCGTTTAGGAATGGGTACAAACATGTATCCATCCTCTGCCTTATTAGGACAAGAGAAGGATGAGTCAATTGCTGCTTTGCCAGTTGATGATCTGATCGAAAAAGCTGATGGATTTGCAGGAGTTTTTCCTG AGCACAAATACGAAATTGTTAGACGTTTGCAAGCCAGAAAACATATATGTGGAATGACTGGCGATGGAGTCAACGATGCTCCTGCTCTTAAAAAGGCTGATATTGGCATAGCTGTCGCCGATGCAACTGATGCAGCTCGTAGTGCTTCAGatattgtcttgacacaacctgGTTTGAGTGTAATCATAAGCGCTGTACTTACTAGTCGCTCTATATTCCagagaatgaaaaattacaca ATTTATGCtgtttccattacaattcgtaTTGTG CTTGGTTTCATGCTACTTGCCCTCATATGGAAGTTTGATTTCCCACCTTTCATGGTTCTGATTATTGCTATCCTTAACGACG GTACCATCATGACAATATCAAAGGATAGGGTGAAACCTTCTCCTCTTCCGGATAGTTGGAAGCTAGCCGAGATCTTTACTACTGGAATCATACTTGGTGGTTACTTGGCTATGATGACAGTCATTTTCTTCTGGGCAGCATACAAGACAGACTTCTTTCCT CATATGTTTGGGGTATCTAGCCTACAACAAAATAATGAAAAGGACTTCAGAAAACTAGCCTCTGCCATATACCTGCAAGTGAGCACCATCAGTCAAGCTCTCATATTTGTGACACGATCTCGGAGTTGGTCTTTCCTTGAGCGCCCTGGTCTCTTACTTGTTGCTGCTTTCGCTGTTGCTCAACTG ATTGCCACATTGATTGCTGTCTATGCAAACTGGAGTTTTGCTGCAATTTCGGGGATTGGATGGGGATGGGCTGGCGTTGTTTGGCTTTACAACATCATCTTCTATTTCCCACTTGATTTAATCAAGTTCTTCATCAGATATGCTTTGAGTGGAAGAGCTTGGGATCTTGTAATTGAACAAAGG ATTGCCTTTACAAGAAAGAAAGATTTTGGCAAAGAAGAACGCGAGCTTAAATGGGCACATGCGCAGAGGACCCTTCATGGGCTACACCCTCCTGAAGGTATGATGTTTGCAGATCGATCAACTACTGAACTCAATCAGATGGCAGAAGATGCAAAACGACGAGCTGAGATTGCCAG ATTGAGAGAGCTGCATACATTAAAAGGACATGTGGAGTCAGTAGTGAGACTCAAAGGTCTTGACATAAACACAATTCAGCAAGCCTACACAGTTTGa
- the LOC115698521 gene encoding LOW QUALITY PROTEIN: MDIS1-interacting receptor like kinase 2 (The sequence of the model RefSeq protein was modified relative to this genomic sequence to represent the inferred CDS: deleted 3 bases in 2 codons; substituted 2 bases at 2 genomic stop codons), with protein sequence MTFHISNIFASSSSLSLVWATIFFFIIPPKLDNTIFLLVKASQYESSSPSQAPALAPAPAPNSVTANLKEPQLDSLFQTSWCKDKQLFNKSMHYYCNQRGITCDHAGHITEIRHYMFDDDEYSERKGMLQNFKASCFQHLVHLDLSCARLKGVIPPEIGALTKLTYLDLSNNALTGQLPLSLTNLSKLEKLYLMHNQLNGSIPQKLGNLKNLVGLNLGNNKLNGAIPSSIGMLINLTELVLRENQISGSIPTSIGNLKNLLQLDLSYNSLSGSLPSNLFQLTKLTHLDISFNQLSGDIPKALGNLTNLTSLSLSSNKLYGATAIPWSIGHLIKLAYLYLDGNQISSISISIEQLENLLYLNXILIVXHNKLNGSIPDVLFELTHLSFLSLSSNQLTGSIPLEFKFLRNLNDLNLSFNQLKGPISPSLSALASISRLDLSSNRISGSIDADIVGLSNLRFLDLSDNCISGILPYQLDNMSTLLKFDVSHNSLQGQISNELLRKYSYESFTGNKDLCSDTNHFFPPCRTKKSFIDTIKIVVTISIFFAISGFCVVFEIWLKRRKVQPPSDQTAMKNGDMFSIWNYDGKIAFEDIIRATEDFDIRYCIGTGGYGSVYRAQLPNGKVIALKKLHSFEAEHSTLRHSFSNEVQTLTEIRHKNIIRLHGFCLHKRSMFLIYEYMERGSLFCVLSNDTEAVDLSWSKRIDVIKGIAYALSYMHHDCIPSIVHRDVTTTNIFLNSQLEAFLSDFGTAKLLRSDSSNRTMIAGTYGYIAPELAYTTAITEKCDVYSFGVVVLETLMGRNRQEMLSLSLSSSSSTQKMLLIDILDKRLPRPTSGVVARDVVLVAAIAFACLNVKPQCRPTMKHVSQQFLARKGLLAKPFADLSLGQLIVPNKVFVDVRMDQNGES encoded by the exons ATGACATTCCACATTTCCAATATCTTTGCTAGTTCATCATCACTATCACTAGTATGGGCAaccattttcttcttcatcattcCACCCAAGTTGGATAACACCATTTTCTTATTAGTAAAAGCTTCTCAATATgaatcatcatcaccatcacaGGCACCAGCACTAGCACCAGCGCCAGCGCCAAACAGTGTCACTGCTAATCTCAAAGAACCACAACTGGATTCTCTGTTTCAAACCAGTTGGTGTAAGGACAAACAGTTGTTTAACAAAAGCATGCACTATTATTGCAACCAGCGAGGTATCACTTGTGACCATGCTGGCCACATTACTGAAATTCGTCACTACATGTTTGATGATGATGAATATTCAGAGAGAAAAGGAATGCTCCAGAACTTCAAGGCGTCTTGCTTTCAACACTTAGTTCATCTGGATCTTTCGTGTGCAAGACTCAAGGGCGTTATCCCACCGGAAATAGGTGCTCTTACAAAGCTCACCTACCTTGACCTTTCCAACAATGCTCTTACAGGTCAGTTACCTCTTTCACTAACCAACCTTTCCAAGTTAGAGAAACTTTATCTCATGCATAATCAACTCAACGGTTCCATTCCTCAAAAACTTGGCAACTTGAAGAATTTGGTTGGGTTAAACTTGGGCAATAACAAGTTAAATGGTGCAATCCCTTCATCTATTGGTATGCTGATCAACCTTACTGAGTTAGTATTGAGAGAAAATCAAATTAGTGGCTCCATTCCTACCAGTATAGGAAACTTAAAGAATCTACTACAACTTGATCTATCTTATAACAGCCTCAGTGGTTCACTCCCCTCCAATCTTTTTCAATTAACCAAATTAACCCATCTTGATATTTCATTTAACCAACTCAGTGGTGATATCCCTAAAGCTTTGGGTAATTTAACTAATTTAACCTCCCTATCTCTTTCCTCAAACAAGTTATATGGTGCAACTGCAATCCCTTGGTCTATTGGTCATTTGATCAAACTTGCTTATTTATATTTGGACGGAAATCAAATTAGCTCCATTTCTATCAGTATAGAACAACTGGAGAATTTACTATATCTTAACTAGATACTC ATTGTTTAACATAACAAACTCAATGGTTCTATCCCTGATGTTTTGTTTGAATTAACCCATTTGTCATTTCTATCTCTTTCCTCAAACCAATTAACTGGTTCCATCCCtttagaatttaaatttttgaggAATTTGAATGATTTGAATCTAAGTTTTAATCAGCTCAAAGGTCCAATTTCTCCATCTTTAAGTGCTTTAGCAAGCATATCTCGTCTTGACTTAAGCTCAAACAGAATTAGTGGTTCCATAGATGCAGATATTGTAGGTCTTTCAAATTTGAGGTTTCTAGATCTATCAGATAACTGTATATCAGGAATTTTACCTTATCAACTCGATAACATGAGCACTTTATTGAAATTTGATGTTTCACACAACTCTTTACAAGGGCAAATAAGTAATGAGCTTCTTCGTAAATATTCATATGAATCTTTTACTGGAAATAAGGATTTATGTAGTGATACCAACCATTTCTTCCCTCCTTGCCGCACTAAGAAGAGCTTCATCGACACAATTAAAATTGTTGTTACCATCTCAATTTTCTTTGCCATTTCTGGGTTTTGTGTGGTCTTTGAAATTTGGCTAAAGAGAAGAAAAGTCCAGCCTCCAAGTGATCAAACAGCGATGAAGAACGGAGACATGTTTTCAATATGGAATTACGATGGAAAAATTGCATTCGAAGATATCATACGAGCAACTGAAGACTTTGACATTAGATATTGCATCGGAACTGGTGGTTACGGTAGTGTGTATAGAGCACAACTACCTAATGGCAAAGTAATTGCCTTGAAAAAGCTTCACAGTTTCGAGGCTGAACACTCAACTCTGAGACACAGCTTTTCTAATGAGGTTCAAACATTGACTGAAATACGTCATAAAAACATTATTCGACTCCATGGATTTTGTTTGCACAAGAGGAGCATGTTTTTGATTTATGAGTACATGGAAAGAGGGAGCTTGTTCTGTGTGTTGAGTAATGATACAGAGGCTGTGGATTTGAGTTGGAGCAAAAGGATTGATGTCATCAAAGGCATAGCTTATGCATTATCTTACATGCATCATGATTGCATTCCTTCAATTGTTCATCGTGATGTAACTACCACCAACATCTTTTTAAACTCACAACTAGAGGCTTTTCTCTCCGATTTCGGTACAGCTAAGCTACTAAGATCC GATTCTTCCAATCGGACCATGATTGCTGGTACTTATGGATATATTGCTCCTG AACTTGCTTACACTACGGCTATAACTGAAAAATGTGACGTTTATAGCTTTGGAGTTGTGGTACTTGAAACTTTAATGGGTAGAAATCGTCAAGAAATGTTATCATTGTCATTATCTTCATCATCAAGTACTCAAAAGATGTTGCTAATAGATATATTAGACAAACGCTTGCCTAGACCAACAAGTGGGGTTGTAGCACGAGATGTTGTTCTTGTTGCCGCAATTGCATTTGCATGTCTAAATGTCAAACCACAGTGTCGACCAACAATGAAGCATGTGTCTCAGCAATTTCTTGCTCGCAAAGGATTATTAGCCAAGCCTTTTGCTGATTTATCGCTCGGGCAGCTTATTGTCCCAAATAAGGTCTTTGTCGATGTTAGAATGGATCAAAATGGTGAaagttaa
- the LOC133030017 gene encoding MDIS1-interacting receptor like kinase 2-like — protein MFLTILKLVAKSQNAITNLSNMTLHFSNSLSLVWAITFFFFIIPPNIFLFVKASQYDSTEEPQLSSLFQTDWCKHKHLFNRSKHYYCHQSGITCDQAGHITKIRQSLFKDGMYSARRRILQSFSASCFQHLVHLDLSWSGLEGVIPPEIGALTKLTYLDLSNNALTGQLPLSLTNLSHLEKLDLSNNQLNGSIPQQLGNLNSLVELNLGNNILTGAIPSSIGRLINLTMLILWGNHLNGSIPISTGKLDNLVHLYLSSNNLSGSLPSSVFRLTKLNILDISLNQLSGNIPITLGNSTNLSYLDLSSNNLNGVIPLSIGNLEKLQTLNLFDNKLSGNIPITLGNLTNSSYLDLSSNNLNGVIPLSIGNLEQLQTLYLFDNKLSGDIPTALGNLTNLYILDLSSNNLNGRIPWSIGHLNSLNYLDLGGNQIIGSIPTSIGKLDNLYYLNLSSNNLSGSLPTTLFRLSLYSLDISHNKLKGSIPNFVGNLTSLTFLSLSSNQFVGSIPSAIGNLRNLTDLDVRQNQLTGYIPLHFKSLKHLKELDLSFNQLTGPIFPSLSGLASISRLDLSSNRINGSIDADIINLRGLNYLDLSNNNISGIIPSQLDYMNNITNFNVSHNYLQGQISSVLLDRFSAKSFIGNRELCSVRTKKNGDSYIFFPSCSNSSRSKSFITTIKIILPISVFFAIFGICVIYKVWVRRRKVQPPSDQTVMKNGDIFSIWNYDGKIAFEDIIKATEDFDIKYCIGTGGYGSVYKAQLPNGKVIALKKLHSFESEKSTLSQSFTNEVQTLTEIRHKNIIRLHGFCLHRRSMFLIYEYMERGSLFCVLSNDTEAVDLSWSKRIDVIKGIAYALSYMHHDCIPSIVHRDVTTTNILLNSQLEAFLSDFGTAKLLDPDSSNRTMIAGTYGYIAPELAYTMAITEKCDVYSFGVVVLETLMGRHPQELLSSLSLSSSSSSSTQNMLLMDILDKRLPRPASGVVARDVVLVAAIAFACLNVKPKCRPTMKHVSQQLLARKGLLSKGFASYSVGQLIFSDKVFVDAGNDQIG, from the exons ATGTTTCTCACAATCCTTAAATTAGTGGCCAAAAGCCAGAATGCCATAACAAATCTTAGCAACATGACACTCCACTTTTCCAATTCCCTATCACTAGTATGGGCAAtcactttcttcttcttcatcattcCACCCAACATTTTCTTATTTGTAAAGGCTTCTCAATATGACTCAACAGAAGAACCACAATTGAGTTCTCTGTTTCAAACCGATTGGTGTAAGCACAAGCATCTCTTCAACAGAAGCAAGCATTATTATTGCCACCAGTCAGGTATCACTTGTGACCAAGCTGGTCACATTACTAAAATTCGTCAATCTTTGTTTAAAGATGGCATGTATTCTGCTAGAAGAAGAATACTCCAAAGCTTTAGTGCGTCTTGCTTTCAACATTTAGTTCATCTGGATCTTTCATGGTCAGGACTCGAGGGGGTTATCCCACCTGAAATAGGTGCTCTTACAAAGCTCACCTACCTTGACCTCTCCAACAATGCTCTTACAGGTCAGTTACCACTTTCACTAACCAACCTTTCCCATTTGGAGAAACTTGATCTTAGCAATAATCAACTCAACGGTTCCATTCCTCAACAACTTGGCAACTTGAATAGTTTGGTTGAATTAAATTTGGGCAACAACATCTTAACAGGTGCAATTCCCTCATCCATTGGTCGTTTGATCAACCTTACTATGTTAATATTGTGGGGAAATCATCTCAACGGCTCCATTCCTATCAGCACAGGAAAGTTAGACAACTTAGTTCATCTTTATCTTTCCTCTAACAACCTTAGCGGGTCACTCCCTTCCTCTGTATTTAGATTAACCAAGTTAAACATTCTTGATATTTCATTGAACCAACTCAGTGGTAATATCCCAATTACCTTGGGTAATTCAACCAATTTAAGCTACCTAGATCTTTCCTCAAACAATTTAAATGGTGTAATTCCTCTGTCAATAGGAAATTTGGAGAAATTACAAACACTAAATCTTTTTGACAACAAACTCAGTGGTAATATCCCTATTACCTTGGGAAATTTAACCAATTCAAGCTACCTAGATCTTTCCTCAAACAATTTAAATGGTGTAATTCCTCTGTCAATAGGAAATTTAGAGCAATTACAAACACTATATCTTTTTGACAACAAACTCAGTGGTGATATCCCTACTGCCTTAGGTAATTTAACCAACTTGTACATCCTAGATCTTTCCTCAAACAATTTAAATGGTAGAATTCCTTGGTCCATTGGTCATTTGAACAGCCTGAATTATTTAGATTTGGGGGGAAATCAAATCATTGGCTCTATTCCTACAAGTATAGGAAAGTTGGATAATTTATACTATCTTAATCTTTCCTCTAACAATCTCAGTGGGTCACTCCCTACCACTCTATTTCGATTAAGTTTATATAGTCTGGACATTTCACATAACAAACTCAAAGGTTCTATTCCTAATTTTGTGGGTAATTTAACCTCTTTGACATTTCTATCTCTTTCCTCAAACCAATTTGTTGGTTCTATTCCTTCAGCAATAGGAAATTTGAGAAATCTAACGGATTTGGACGTACGGCAAAACCAATTAACTGGTTACATCCCTTTACATTTCAAATCTTTGAAGCATTTGAAAGAATTGGATCTAAGTTTTAATCAGCTCACTGGTCCAATTTTCCCATCTTTGAGTGGTTTAGCAAGCATTTCTCGTCTTGACTTAAGTTCAAATCGAATTAATGGTTCCATAGATGCAGATATTATCAATCTCCGAGGATTGAATTATCTGGACCTATCAAATAACAATATATCGGGAATCATACCTTCTCAACTTGACTATATGAATAATATAACCAATTTCAATGTTTCACACAATTATTTACAAGGTCAAATAAGTAGTGTGCTTCTTGATAGATTCTCAGCCAAATCATTTATTGGAAATAGGGAATTATGTAGTGTTCGAACAAAGAAGAATGGAGATAGCTACATTTTCTTCCCTTCTTGCTCTAACTCTAGCCGGAGTAAGAGCTTCATCACCACAATTAAGATTATTCTTcccatttcagttttttttgcCATTTTTGGGATTTGTGTAATCTATAAAGTTTGGGTAAGGAGAAGAAAAGTCCAGCCTCCCAGTGATCAAACAGTAATGAAGAACGGAGACATATTTTCAATATGGAATTACGATGGAAAGATTGCATTTGAAGATATCATAAAAGCAACTGAAGATTTTGACATTAAATATTGTATCGGAACTGGTGGATACGGTAGTGTTTACAAAGCACAACTACCTAATGGCAAAGTAATTGCCTTGAAAAAGCTTCACAGTTTCGAGTCTGAAAAGTCAACTCTAAGCCAGAGCTTTACCAATGAGGTACAAACGTTGACAGAAATACgtcataaaaatattattcgACTCCATGGATTTTGTTTGCATAGGAGAAGCATGTTTTTGATTTATGAGTACATGGAAAGAGGGAGCTTGTTCTGTGTGTTGAGTAATGATACAGAGGCTGTGGATTTGAGTTGGAGCAAAAGGATTGATGTCATCAAAGGCATAGCTTATGCATTATCTTACATGCATCATGATTGCATTCCTTCAATTGTTCATCGTGATGTAACTACCACCAACATCTTGTTAAACTCACAACTAGAGGCTTTTCTCTCCGATTTCGGTACAGCTAAGCTACTAGATCCTGATTCTTCCAATCGGACCATGATTGCTGGTACTTATGGATATATTGCTCCTG AACTTGCTTACACTATGGCTAtaactgaaaaatgtgatgtttatAGCTTTGGAGTTGTGGTACTTGAAACTCTAATGGGCAGGCATCCTCAAGAACTGTTATCGTCGTTGTCATTGTCATCATCTTCCTCATCAAGTACTCAAAATATGTTGCTAATGGATATATTAGACAAACGCTTGCCAAGACCAGCAAGTGGGGTTGTGGCACGAGATGTTGTTCTTGTCGCCGCAATAGCATTTGCATGTCTGAATGTTAAACCAAAGtgtagaccaacaatgaagcaTGTGTCTCAGCAACTTCTTGCTCGCAAAGGATTATTATCCAAGGGTTTTGCTAGTTATTCAGTCGGGCAGCTTATTTTCTCAGATAAAGTTTTCGTTGATGCTGGAAATGATcaaattggttaa